A section of the Metabacillus endolithicus genome encodes:
- a CDS encoding SDR family NAD(P)-dependent oxidoreductase gives MYLPSFNLSNKTAVITGAGRGIGRALAIGFAEAGANLVLLSRTEKELNEVETIISDMGRTALPIVTDVTKPSDISEAIEKIKQENIKIDILVNNAGMNIRTEALNVTEDEWDKIMNTNIKSAFFMSREIGALMKEHGEGGRIINISSVAGKIALRTGVAYGATKAAMIQMTKILAFEWGKYHINVNSIGPWYFETPLTKELLSNEEYVKDILAVTPLKRIGQLPELVGPAVFLASDASSYISGQTLFVDGGMTINGF, from the coding sequence ATGTATTTACCATCATTCAACTTATCTAATAAAACAGCTGTTATTACTGGAGCCGGCAGAGGAATAGGGAGAGCTCTTGCTATTGGTTTTGCAGAAGCTGGAGCTAATCTAGTATTATTATCTCGTACGGAAAAAGAGCTTAATGAAGTGGAAACGATCATATCTGATATGGGTAGAACAGCATTGCCAATTGTAACGGATGTTACGAAACCATCAGATATTTCTGAAGCTATCGAAAAAATCAAACAAGAAAACATAAAAATAGATATTTTGGTTAATAATGCCGGGATGAATATCCGTACTGAAGCATTAAATGTAACAGAAGATGAGTGGGACAAAATCATGAATACGAATATAAAATCTGCCTTTTTTATGTCTCGTGAAATCGGTGCTCTTATGAAGGAGCATGGTGAAGGGGGACGAATTATTAATATCTCCTCTGTTGCAGGAAAGATCGCTTTACGAACAGGAGTGGCTTATGGAGCTACAAAGGCTGCGATGATTCAAATGACAAAAATACTTGCGTTTGAATGGGGGAAATATCATATAAATGTTAATTCTATCGGGCCATGGTACTTTGAAACACCGCTAACTAAGGAATTACTTTCAAATGAAGAATATGTAAAAGACATATTAGCTGTTACACCATTAAAACGAATAGGCCAACTTCCTGAATTGGTAGGTCCGGCAGTATTTCTAGCATCAGATGCTTCAAGCTACATAAGTGGTCAAACATTGTTTGTTGACGGCGGTATGACAATTAACGGCTTTTAA
- a CDS encoding SE1832 family protein, protein MNALEVQQKIDELKMEYIRVQGDIEKLESTGHSTEKLEARLEEIELTITEYRTQLTKQS, encoded by the coding sequence ATGAATGCACTAGAGGTACAGCAGAAAATTGACGAACTAAAAATGGAATATATTCGAGTACAAGGTGACATTGAAAAACTCGAGTCAACAGGTCATTCAACAGAAAAGCTTGAAGCTAGATTAGAAGAAATAGAGTTAACTATAACAGAATATCGTACACAACTAACAAAACAATCCTGA
- a CDS encoding YesL family protein yields the protein MSGLMGGLNRVFEWVMRLSVINILWILFNLPICYLLFSILFATDQSSLFLFLLTIAVLAPFIFFPATTAMFGVVRKWVMGDLDVPLLKSYWLFYKENYMRSLTGGIILTFIWVVWGADFFFFAKMNIIISSFFLVGFLFLFLMTVFFFSNTVHTELKLFTSIKNSFFLTMVYPLINLMVLVSSAIILYMSIGVFTFLIPFFMGTLIAYVSFAAYFHKLEKIQDKTSEAQK from the coding sequence ATGAGTGGTTTAATGGGTGGACTAAATCGTGTGTTTGAATGGGTAATGCGTTTGTCCGTTATTAATATACTTTGGATTTTGTTTAATCTACCAATTTGTTATTTACTTTTCTCTATTCTTTTTGCTACAGATCAATCGTCGTTGTTCTTGTTTTTATTAACTATTGCAGTGTTGGCACCTTTTATCTTTTTCCCTGCAACAACGGCTATGTTTGGTGTAGTTCGTAAATGGGTGATGGGAGATCTTGATGTACCCTTACTAAAATCGTATTGGTTGTTTTATAAAGAAAACTATATGAGAAGCTTAACAGGGGGAATTATTTTAACCTTTATCTGGGTAGTATGGGGAGCGGATTTTTTCTTCTTTGCTAAAATGAATATTATTATAAGCTCGTTTTTTTTAGTAGGCTTCTTATTTTTATTTTTAATGACAGTGTTTTTCTTCTCTAACACTGTGCATACCGAGTTAAAGCTATTTACAAGTATTAAGAATTCATTCTTTCTCACTATGGTTTATCCATTAATTAATTTAATGGTGTTAGTATCTAGTGCAATTATTCTTTATATGAGCATTGGAGTTTTTACATTCCTTATCCCATTTTTCATGGGAACACTTATAGCGTATGTATCATTTGCTGCATATTTTCATAAACTTGAGAAAATACAGGATAAGACTTCAGAAGCTCAAAAATAA